The genome window TTCTGCAAATTGTTTTAGAATAGCTAAAGTTTTATCGCTTGAACCATCGTCAATAGTAAGTACTTCTAAGTTTTTATAGGTTTGATTGATGACACAGTTTAGCGCTTTTGTTAAATACTCCTCTGCATTGTAACAAGGTATTAGGAATGTTATTTTGGGGTTTAATATCATTTATAAAAGTGTGTCAGTATGAGTTTGAAGTACTACTTCGTTTTGTTGTTCCAAAATATAAATAATGCAAAGTTGAACTAAAAAAAAAGGAAATGCTAGACTAGCAGCTGAAAACCCCATTGTTATTAATGGTAAAACGACATAGAAAGACCTCCATGATGTATTCTTTCCAAGAAAATACATATTTATACTGAATAGAAGTAACCCAATTAAACCTGTTTCTATTAATAGGGTTATTATTAAGTTATGAGCACCCATTCCGATGAAACTAGCGGTGTTACCCATCCCAATTCCAAGTAAAATAGTGTTTAATGATGCACTTTTTAATAATGTTATGGCTAAATCTATTAATATAAATTTAGAATTAAAGCTAGCATCTCTACTTAAAATTGATAGTAAAATTAAAGAAATAAAAATTAAAATTATTGCCAAAGATATTATCCCAAATATTTGTTTTTTGTTGATGGTTATTGGGAATGATATTCTGTTAAATATAACTGAATAGAGTAATAAGGTAATTATTGCGGAGCGTGATGTAGAAAGTATGGTAAGAATAAAAAGCAGTGATTTAATTATCTTCGCATTTGGGATAATTATGTTTTTTTTGCTTAAATAAACCATAAAAAAGTAAGTTAGACATATTTGAACTCCAACAAAGTTAGCATCTAAGTACATTATAGAGTTAAATTTAAACATATAAGCCAATCCTTGCTCTCTTGTATGTCCTGAATACATATTTGTTGAGTACAAAGTTGGGTGACTTAATCTCCAAAAAGCATCTGCAATAAATAGAAGAGTATGGAAAATAAGCATGTAATAGATTAAATTTTTGAAACTATTTTTAGAAAGGGAGTTTAAATTTTGATAACAAAAGAAAAAGAAAAAATACGGTAAAATTAACCCTAAAGTGTTTGGGAATTTGGTATTAGGAATAAGTGATTGTGCGGCAAAACTGAATATGAAAACAAACAAATTAAAATAAGCTAATTTATTGTGTTTTATTTCGGGTTTCAATATTTGCTTAAATGCAAAAACTATAATAGCTAATAACAGGAAAAAATAAATAGGGCTATAAGGTGTTATACCGGCTAAAAACAAACCAGAACCTATTAGTAACAATAAGGAAATAAAATAATCTGCACTAGTTGCCATATTTGGAAAACAATTTTATAAATAGCCAACTACTTGATTTAACAGTTCTTTTAATATTGGTATTTGAAATGTTGAATTTAAAGTAATGTAAAAAGTAATCAGTAAAACTAATTTTAGCATTAAGTAGTAAGTATAATTCTTTATAATGAAATTCAGAAATAATTTGATTGATTTTCTTTTTCTTGTCTTTACTGTTGTTAGGTATAAAATGTAATTTTATGTCCATAACACTTTTTTCAAAAGCAATGAGTTTATTTATGTCTTTACTTTTTGAACCTGACTCATCTAATATTCTATAAACACAAGTTATCTCTTCCATATACTTTACTTTCGCTTGTTTTGCGAAAAAAATCCATAATGGTAAGTCCCCAAGTTTCCAGTCTTTATTAAAAGGATCTATTTCGTTTTGATAGCTTATAAATAAATCTTTTCTAAAGCAGGTTGTTAACGTACCTATTATATTTCCCTTTGTTAGTAGGTGATTATAAATATTGTCTGTTTTAGGAATATTAACTTTTACTGGTTCATATTGTTGTGTATGCTGATGCAATTTTTTATAGTTAGTATGCACTAATCCATAATCAGCATGCGTTTCTAAAAAGGCAACTTGTTTTTGTAATTTCTTTTTATCAATCCAATAATCATCACCCTCAAAATAGGCTATGTATTTTGAGGAAGGGTAACTTAATAGGTCAATCCAGTTTGTATTGGCACCTACATTCTTTTCCTGTAAAATAAGTTTTATTTTATCAGGGTACTTTTCTTTATAACCTAAAAGTATTTCTCTTGTATTATCAGTCGAAAAATCATCTGCAATAACAAGTTCCCATGTATATTCAGTTTCCTGCATTAATACACCCTCAATGGCTTGAGCAATGTATTTTCCATGATTATATGTAATAAGACAAACTGATACTAATGGGGTAGTCATTGTATTTTATTTTCCCTTTTCACACATTAAAAAAATACTTGAGCATAAATCAGGGTATTGTTGACCTAACTGGTAGCAACCATCCAAATATTCTTTTGAAATAATATCAGTATTTAATAATCTATCCCACTGGAAATTGGCTAAAGCTTTAAAGAATATTCCTGAGCGATGAACTACTTTTAACCCTGCGGCTTTTGCATCTCTTTCCAGTGTATCTAACGAATAGGTAATTCTATGTCCATGTTCAGCCTCGGCCGGAGTTACAGCGCTGTTATGCGTAATTAACCCCATTTTTACAGCTATTTGTCTTGAAGGAGCATTGGCATTAGGACATACTAAGAAAAAACGCCCGTTATCAGATAGCCATTCATCGTTAATACGTTTCATTACTTTAATAGGATCATCAATATGCTCCAATACATGGGTTAAAACTATATTGTCGTATTTGGTAGGCAGCGTGGCTGTTTCAAACATGGAATTGATAAACTTTACTTTGTCACCAAATTCTTTTTTTGCTATTTCAATAGCTTCGTCCGATGCTTCCACACATGTAATATCGTCAAAGTGGGGTAAAAATCTTCTGGTAAAATTTCCTTGAAAACTACCTAATTCTAAAAAGTTACCTTCCTTAAAAAAGGGCTCAAATGATTTTAACATATAAGGGTGCATTACATCCAAGTCAAAACCATAGGTGTATTTGCGGCCTTCATTATCTTTAAATTCTTCGTTATAGTTTCTGGTTGTGTTCATTTTTAATTAATTATTTTGTTCAAGTTCTGCTAAACCAAATCCGGTTCTTCCAAATTCATTTCCGTTGTAAAGTAAATAAACTTTACCATTACATTCAAAAATATGCGGATAACACATCATTTCCGAATCCCAATCGTTTTCGCTTAAATCAATCCCTGCATTTTCATCATCGCGGGTCCAGTTTATCAGGTCGTCAGAATAAGCATACCCCAATTTATAACCACGGCCTTTTACGTTTCTAAAGCCTGTGGCAAACCTGTAGCAAAAGTACATATGGTAACGATTACCTATTTTAACAACAGTTGGCAATGCCTGGCATTCATCTTCTCCAATTTTATTAGGTATAATCAGATTACTGTTTTTATTCCAGTTTATGCCATCTTTTGAAGTAGCCTGTGCAATTTTATATACGCGCGATTCTGTTCCGTCTGTTTCGGCATTGTTTATCCATTTTACTCCATAAATATACCACATGTAAAATAGCCCTTCATAAAACTGAACAAAAGCATCACATACTAAAAATGGCTCTTTCAGCGAAGAGGATACAATAGGGCCTTTACCATATTTTTCAAAAGTTAAACCTTCATTGTTGCTATATGCTAAACCAATGGAGGTTTCAAGTGAGACAGATTTACGTCTGCTTAATCCACTTGTAAAGCCGTAAATTTTACCCTCATGACGTAACACATTCATGGGGAAAATTCCATGCTCATCAAAAGTCCCAAGGCCTCCTAACGGAATAACCGTATCTTTTGAAATATTGATGATGTTTTTGAAATCTTTATCAAAATCAACAAATGCAATATGTCCTAAGTATTTACCTGTTGGTTCTACCTCGCGGGTAGTAAAATATATTCTTACAAAATTATCTGATACCAGTACTTGCGGTGATTGGGCAAATTGAACGCAATTATTGGGTAATTGATGTTCTGTCGGATCAAATATTTTTCCTAATTTTTTCCATTTCATAGTCTATAAATTCCCCTTTAATTTTGCCAATCCAAAGCCATAACGGCCAACTTCATTACCTATGTATAACATGTAAATATTATTATCCAATTCAAAAACATGTGGGTAGGCATTCATTTCTGAATCCCAACCTTCTTCTGAAAGTTCAATCCCCACTTTGCTATCATCCCTAGTCCAGTTTAATAAATCTGTTGAATATGCATATCCTATTTTTCTAGTTCTAGTTTGCCTGAAAGATGAAGGAACCCAACCGCAAAAAAACATATGGTATTTTCCATTGGCATAGAAAACATCAGGGCTTGCCTGTGCCTCGGTTTTATCCCAGCCATCAGGAATTATGTCTTTATTTATTTTATTCCAATTAATGCCATCGTCAGAAATAGCTAATCTTATTTTATGGCTGATTTCTGGTTTGTTATTTTCTAAGTACCAATTGGCACCGGCTATATAAAAAAGATAATATTTATCGTTGAATTTTCTGATTTTAGGTCCACTTAAAGTAAATGGTTCTTCCGGTGTATATGGTAAAACAGGTCCTTCGCCCATTCGTTCAAAATGTTCGCCATTATTTTTACTAACAGCTAATCCTATTCCCACATTAAATGGTACTGATTCACACCTTGTCCAACCTGCGTAATAACCCCACAATTCATCGTTGTTTTTTATAATGGATAGGGGATAGGTTCCAAACTCATCAAATGTTCCTTTGTTGCCTAAGTTAAGTACCGGTTTTGCTGCAAACCGCTCTATTTTAAATAAGTCTTTTCTATTTAAATCAACATAGGTTGTGTAAGTAACATATTGGCCATTTTCATCGCGTTTTGGTCTGCATCCAAAAAACACTCTCACAAAATCATCAAATACCAAAGTACATGGTGCCTGAGCAAACTCATTCATCCATTCTTTCCTGTTTTCATAATCCAGTGGATTATATATTCTTCCTAATTTTTCCCAACTAAACATTAATTATTTATTATTTTTTATGATGGTAGTTTACAAAGATTTCTAGCTCCGGTTTTTAAGGAGCCGTAGTAGTAATCATTAAAGCCTGCTTTATCCATTAATTCAAATACTTTTTCCATATTGTATTCAACTCTATGTAGGTTAATTGAATTGTTTTCAATAGTAGCAAAAGCTGCCCTTGGGTCTCCGTCTCGCGGTTGTCCAACAGAGCCAGGATTACAGTAGATTTTATTCTTGAAATTTTGCAAGGTTTGTAAATGGGTGTGTCCTGAAAAAAATATTTCACCTTCTACTTTCGAAAAATACTCCTCGTTTGGTTCTAGTAAGTACTCATCAATAGGGTCAGCCCAACCACCATGTACCATTTTTATATGGTCTATTTCAAATTGTAACTGAAATGTTTTTACCCAACTTAAATTTTCTGCTGTTATAACTTTACGTTGATATGCTAAGCAGTCATTAACACTTTTTGATCGCGGACAGTATCCTCCACCGGCCATATACCAATCGTGGTTACCCATTAATGAAGGTATATTTCTTTTCCTTAACTCATCGCAGCATTCATTTACCTGCGAGTAATAACCAACTACATCACCTAAGCAATATATTTTAGAAATATTCATTTCATCTATCTTATGCAACACGCTTTTCAGTGCTTCATAATTTCCATGTATATCAGATATGATTGCTATTTTCATAAAATATAAAATCCTCAGTATATCTTACTGCTTTTCCTTTTCTTATTAAAGGTTGTAAAGGTAATTTATTTTCTAAATAATATTCAACCGACATTAACGATTCATTGTAGCCAAATGCTGTTCTGATAGATGTGGCGGAGGATATGCGGGGGTTTATTTCTAACAATTTAAGTTCACCGTGGTGGTTTCTAAACTGAAAATTGGTAGGGCCTACAGGTTTAAAAATGGCACAAAGTTCCAGTATTGCTTTTTTAATAGACTCCATTTCAACTACTTCAGCCTTTTCTGTAAAACCATCATTTGATAGTTTCCTCCTGATAGCCATGTAGGCACAAATGCCTCCTTTACCATCGCAGAATGCAGAAGCAGAATATTCTTCATTGTCAGTTCCAATAAAAGGTTGTACCATTAAATCGGTACCAATTTTGGATTGATGAATAAGAAAGGTTTCTTTATTATTCACTTTTACTATTCCTTTTGAGCCAAATCCTATCCTAGGTTTTAATAGTAAATTAGCACCAAATTCTTCAACTATTAACTCGTAATCATTTTCTAAACTTGTAGGAATAGCTGTGCTTACATTGTGTTTTTGTAATTGCTCATAAAAAAGCCATTTGTCTTTGGTAAATTTTATAAGGTCAGTATTATTTAATAATATTTTTGCCCCGCTTGATTCTATCTCACTAATATGTTCAACCCATTTGTATAAATCGGCTTCAATGCCTGGTATAATGAATGCAATATTGTGCTTTTTAATAGTATCTGTTAGCCATGTTATATAATTGTTATCGTTTGTTAAAATGGCTTTTTCAAAAATATCACAAAATCCTTGAGCTACTGAATCTTCATATATAGTAGTTCCAATTAGCTTTAAATTTTTATTAGCACTTTTAAGCGATTTAAGGATACCATAGCCTACTATTCCGCTAGCGCCTGAAACAAGTATATTACTCATTGGTATTCCTCCTGTATGCTGCAATTTTATTCATTCCTTGTTCAATTGTAATTTGAGGAAAAAAGTTTATTAAGTTGTATAAAGTATTATCATTCCCAAAAACATTATTGGCAATGTTTTCCTTGTTTGTAATGAAGTTTATTTGTCCATTGCTATTGAATGCCTGCATAGCCGCTCGGGCTATTTGCGAAATGGTTACATCTTCCGTATTGGTTAATGAAAAACTACCCGTAATTGTATGTTGCATTACTTTTTTTATAATTATAGCCAAATCGTCAATATGTAAATAGTTTCTTTTGGCATCGTGGTTACCAAATATGTCTATATTTTCTTTTAATTGAGCTTTATCAGCAAATGCATAAATTAATGGTTGGTGTTTCCTGAAACTATCATCGTTGCCATAAAGCATGGTAGGCTTTAAAATAGTAATCGGTAGTTGTCTTTTTTTGCAATAAAACAAAGCAATTTCTTCCGCATGCTTTTTCGATATTGAATAAATGGAATAATTAGCAGAATTATCTTTCAATTCAGTATAAATGCTGGATATATAGATGAAATGTTTAACGTTTGCTTTTACAGCAGCCTCACATAATTTTAGGGTACCAATTACGTTTACATATTCAGTATTTAAAATATCCTCAAATGAGTTTCCTCCAAAACTAGCTGCTATATGTAATACTACATCTATATTATCAGGGAAATTAATTACCTGATTTGTATTATTTAAATCAATAATAATATCGCAATCTTTTCTTCCGGCCGTTATCACTTCTGAAAACTCAGAGAGTATAGGCTTAAGTGTTTGTGCGATAGAAGAAGTACCTCCAATAATTAAAATATTCATCTAAATTGTGGTAAATGAGTTATTTAAATAATTAGTAATTGCTGATTTTGAATTAAACATCATTACATCAATAATAGATAAAAATGGAATAAACTCATTATTGAATTGTTTGTATTGAATGTTGTCGGCCTTTATAAATTGTAAATGTATTGACTCTTTTAAAAAATGTTCTTTGCTATACAAGTCAGTTCCACCAATAGGATTTATATAGGTAGTAGCATGTAGTTCTTTACAAATAGCTATTACTTTTTCTTCGGCCTTTAAATGATGGTTTATTGGTAAAGTGGAAGAAACTACAATTTCGGTTTTAATAGATAAGTAATCTAAAGTTTTATTTAACGCATTAAAAATAAAGCCGAATAAATTAGTTGATGAATAATTAAAACAATCTTCTATTAGCTTGATAACATCATTAAAGTGTGGTGCTTTTCTGTAGTTTTCCTTTATTTTATTTAATAGCTTACCTTTTTCTTTATGCCAGTCGGCCGATAGGTGTCTATCCATAACATCTAAAAAGTCGGAGTCTTTTAATAGGGGTAATGTAAAATATTCATCTTTACCATTACTAAGTATTCTATTTCTATTAATCCAACCTTTTTTTGTGTATTGAATATTGTCGTAAATTACAAAACAATCAACCGCATTTATTAATTGAAAATACCCAATATATGGAAATATATAGGGCTGCATAATCCCAATTTTCATGTTTTAATTGTTTAAAGCACGTAATAGAATTCTACATACATAATCTATCTCTTCATTTGATAATTTATGATACATAGGAAGACATAAAATTTGCTTTGAAATACTTTCGCTTACGGGTAAGGTATTTTCACTTTTATAAATTTCAACTGTATTTAATGATGGATAAAAATACCTTCTGGGATTTATTCTATTGGCTTCTAACTCATGTTTAACTTTTAGTAAAACACTTTCACTCTCAAAAACAACCGGGTAATAAGCGTAGTTAAAATCAGCTTTACTATTCAATTCTATTTTTTTGAGTTTTGGATTCGTTAACCATTTGTCGTAATGCAAACTTTGGTTTTTTCGTGAAGCCAGTATTGCTTCTATATCTTGTAAGTTCGCCAACCCCATGGCTGCATGGAACTCTGAATTTTTACCATTTATACCAACTGCATCAAAATGCTCGGGTCCGTTGTGTCCAAAATTCCTAAGCAGGGCCATTTCTTTTAACAGCTCAGGGTCGCTTGTAAATACTGCACCACCCTCTACTGTATGGAATAATTTTGTAGCATGAAAACTGGTAGTAACGATATCGCCAAACTCAAATACTGATTTGCCTTTGTATTTTGTACCAAAGCAATGGGCAGCATCGTATATAACTTTTAAATTATGTTTTTTAGCTATTTTATCAATTGCATCAATATCGCAAGGATTACCAAAAACGTGGGTAGCTAAAATAGCACTTGTATTTGGCGTAATGGCATCTTCAATTAATTGTGGGTTTATGTTTAAAGAGTCTTTATCAATATCGACAAATACTGGTTTACATCCTTCCCAAACCAAACTACTTACTGTGGCCACATAACTAAATGGAGTTGTAATAATTTCTCCTTTTAATTGTAGTGCTTTTATTGCTATTTGTAATGCAATAGTACCATTGTTTATGTAAAGTAAATGAGGTACTTGAAGATATTCTTTTAATTTTAATTCTAACTCATTAACTAATGGTCCATTATTTGTAAGCCATTCACGTTGCCAAATACCTTTTAAGTATTCTGTATAAGTTTCTAAGCTAGGTAAATATGGAGTAGTTACATTTATTGCCATAAGGATATAAAATAGGGTGCAATATATCTTATTTCTATAGGAAATAAAGTTTTAATTTTTAATGTATTCGACTACTTTAGACTAATAACACTTTAATTATATGCGCGTTATGATTTTTTTAGCGTAAATCCTTTTGTCAAAATTTTAATGTCGTCAATAACAGCAGGATAAAATTTAAATAAAATAAACACAAAAGATATAATAGCTAAACAAAAACTGATTCCGATACCTAACAGTTCACCTATAAAAGGAATAAGTAGTATTTTAGAAAGGTAGAGTATAATTAAATAAACAATAGCAATACCTGCAATAGGTAATATATCAATAAGTTGATCTTTTATATTATAGCCAGAAACTTTACCTGAAACATACAGGTTAAAAAATACACCTATAAAAGATATTGTCATTATGCCGATAAGCATTCCTAAAATACCGAATGATAAACCAATTCCAATTCCAATTACGAGCAATACTTTTTTTATAATCTCTAAGTTTAAAAACTTATCAGCCCGACCTTTGGCCAATAAAATGTTTATATTTAAAGCACTGATAGGGTAAAGAATGCCTAATATAGAAAAGAGTTGTATGTAAGTTACCATCGGTAACCATTTTTCTCCCAAAAGTAAATGAATAATTTCATTGGCTAAAACGGCTATTGTGCCCATAGCAGGTATAATAAATAAATTAGCCATGTTAAGGGCTTTTTTATACGTGTTTTTGAGTCTTTCAAAGTCGTTTTGCGCTTCTGACATAACTGGAAATAAAACCTTTACAAAAGCACTGGTAAAGGTTCCAACCGAAACGTTAATTAATGTTTGTGCATAGCTGTACAACCCAAGTATGGAAGCTGAAAAATAGCGACCAATTATCATGGTATCAATACTGCTAAATGCAGTATTGATTATGCTTGAAGCAAAAACTTTTAACCCAAAACCTAGTAAATTTTTTAGTGAATCTTTACAAATAATAAAGGAAGGTCGCCATTTTTCGTAAAGCCATATCAATCCTACATTTATTACACTTGCTACTACTTGTTGGGCAACCAATGCCCATACACCAAAATTTAAAAAAGCGAGACTTAAAGATACCAAAGAAGCAACAACAACGGATATGGTTGAAAATAATTCCATCCGTTTAAAGTTAAGCTGTTTTGTTAGTATGGCGTTGTGAGTAAGAATTAATGAGTTAAATAAAAAAATAAGCGATAAAGCCCTTATAATAGGAAGCAAGGCTTCTTCGTGGTAAAATATAACAATAAGTGGTGCGGTAAAATACAGCAATAAACAAATAGCAATACCAAGTAGTATGCTCACCCAAAATACCGAAGATAGTTCTCTTTGATTTACTTCTTTTTTCTGAATTAAACTCGAAAATAAGCCTAATTCACCTAATGAAGTAAGTAAGGCAATAATAACAGAAACCATGCCTATTAAACCAAACTCTTTAGGCGTAAGTAACCTTGCCAAAGCAATGTTTACCCCAAATTTTATTATTAATTTGGTAAACTGTCCAATTATAGACCATGTTCCTGCTTTTACAATTTGTTTTGACAATTTGGTAATACTTCTAATTACTATTGATAATAGTTTTTAAATTTTTTGTTATCAGATAAATTGATAATAAAATGGATGTTATAACGGATCCAATGATAGCAGAAATCAATCGCGATAATTTCTTTTTTTCAAGAGGTAAAGTAGGTTTATCAACCGTTTGAAAAAATGGAGTTTGGTTATCTAAAGCAAATTTTGCAATCTCTAGGTTTTTAAGAACTTCTGCATACATCAAGCTTAGCATTTCTACATCTCGTTTTGTCCTTTCAACGTCTACGCGTCCTTGCATTCTAATTACTTTTAAATTTCTATCAAATATACCTGCGCCATAACTTTCTTTTTCGTATAACAATGTTCTTATGGAGTCAGCTCTAAATTTAATTAGCTGGTAATTTTTTAATTGGCGATGAATACTTTTTGTGGTATAATATTCGGATAAATTTTTAAATAGACTTTCAACGAATAATTTAGCAAATTTTTCATTTATTGATTTAAAATCAATGGCAATAATTCCAGCACTTTGGATAACAATACCTGTTTTCTTTTTGGTATCTATAGTTAATAATTTATCATCAACTATTCGCTTTATAATTAAATCGAGTACTTTATTTTCCTGATATGACAAACTATCAAGGAGGTTATGTTTAAAATAAGTAAATGAATTTAAACTGGTATCTGATTGAAAAATACTTGATAGCTTATAAATATCTATGAAATGATTAACTAATAATTCTGGTTTATCATTGATAACTACTTTTTCTAATAGCGTATTTCCAATAAGTTGACGAGAATTGGCTATATATAATAATTTGTCTTCATTTACATTAGTATTTCCTCCAATACCAGCAATACCAGCAATACCAGCTAATGAAGATAAATTAAATCCTGAAGAACCTTCATTTTCATTTAAAATAAACGAATATTTGGAAATATAAGTTGGCTTTGAAATATGAGCAATGTAAAATCCAATTAATCCCCCTAAGAGACTTATTAATATAATAATTAATAGTTTAGTTAAAAGGAACATAATAGAGTTTTTTATAAAACTTATTATGTCAATTAATTCCACTGAATTCTTCATTAATTTATATAAATTTAGTAAACCTTTTGTATAGCGACAATAGTAATATTTTATATTGAATTTCTGTTAAAATAGTGTTTTGTATCTATGTAAAACATAAATAAGAAGGTTATAGCGTAATACATTAAATTTGGTTGTAACAAATAATGAATTAAAAATATTAAAAAGAATATAAGCAAGTGATTTTTAAATGCTCTTTTGGCTAATAAAAACAATAAATAAAAAGGAATGATTGATAATATTCCATATTGAACTAAAATAAATAATAAGCCATTATGGGGTTCATGGGCATTTGTAAATGATATCCACCTAGAAGAAAAATTTAATGCACCCGGACCATAAATAAAATAGTTATCTACACATAAATTTAATCCATCCGTTAAAGAATGTTTTCTATCCAAGTTACTTTGTAATGACCGCTCATTTTCTTCACTTTTTAAAAGCCGGGCAATAGAAGAACTTGGATTTTCTCGGGCGTAATTAGTAAGTTGATCTGAGAATATAACAGCAGAAAATAGAGTAACTATTACCGTTACTCCAATAATAATTGTTTTAAAAAAAGTTATATTTTTTAACAGCAAATAAAAAACATAGCTAAACAACATAATTAAGCCTTGCCTTGACCCAGCCAAATCTGTAAGATATAAAGCCAATAAAAAAATAATTACTAATAGGACTTTTTGTAAACCTTTATTCTTTAAATTTAGCTCATACGATAAAATTAAGAAGTATATACAAATAGCTCCTGAATAAGAATTGGAATCAATTAAAGTACCAGCAATTCGTGTTAAAACCCTTTTTTCAATATTATCGGAAAGAATAATAGAAAACAAGAGAGGATTGGCATTTTCAAATAACCCTTGGATAGTTAAAATTATGATTGAAAGTAGACTTATGTGTATAAACCACTTATTTAATTCTGGTTTTTTATTATTAATGCTAAAGGTCCACGAGAAATAAAAAAAATACAATAACACTCTTATTAAATCGTTTGCAATGGGAACAGAACCATTAATAAACCAATCAATAAAACATAATGGTATTGAAGTCGTTACAAAAAAAATAGTGTTCCAGCTATTTATAAAGTTAACAATCTGGTCTTTGTTAAAATTTAAAAGAAAGAATAACAAGCTAAGCAATAAACAAATGATGATTATGATAGAAGAGCTTAATCCAAATATTCCGGAGAAATAATATAAATTATTAATTATAGTTATTCCTATTCCTATATTGATAAATTTCTCTAATTTTCTTAGCATTTTTATCTAGATTGTTTTTTAAGTTATCTAGAAAACAATTTTTGCTTTAAGGAATAAAACTGTAATAGATATTAAACAAATAAAACTGAACAGAAATGCACCGATAATACTAAATACGATTAGTGATTTCGATAATTCTTCAAGGGGAAAAGAGGGTTTATCTATTACTTGAAAAACAGGTTTTTCTTGGTCATAATTAAATTTAGCAATTTCTTTGTTCTTTAATAATTCGGCATACAGCACATTTAATAATTCAGTTTCTTTTTTTAGTCTTGCTTCGTTTACTTTACCACTAAACCTGATTATTTTATTAGAAATGTCCATCTCATTAGCAACAGCGACTTCACTTCTTTCCATAATTCTTTTTGTTGAGTCTAATCTTTGGGAAACCAAATCTAAATTAGCCTTTAAGCTTTTTGTTATAATCTGTGTATAGAAATCGCTTAAATTAAAATAAATGGCATCGATAAGTCTTTTTGATAAGAGCTCATCTTTTGATTTATAACTAATTAAAATAATACCACTAGAAGACTGGCCAACAAAAGAAGAAGTTTTCTTTTTTACAGCATCGCTTTGTAAGTCGTTTGATTTTAAAATTTTTGATATTAAAAAATCCATTATTTTATTCTCTACATGGCTTAAGT of Bacteroidota bacterium contains these proteins:
- a CDS encoding DegT/DnrJ/EryC1/StrS family aminotransferase, yielding MAINVTTPYLPSLETYTEYLKGIWQREWLTNNGPLVNELELKLKEYLQVPHLLYINNGTIALQIAIKALQLKGEIITTPFSYVATVSSLVWEGCKPVFVDIDKDSLNINPQLIEDAITPNTSAILATHVFGNPCDIDAIDKIAKKHNLKVIYDAAHCFGTKYKGKSVFEFGDIVTTSFHATKLFHTVEGGAVFTSDPELLKEMALLRNFGHNGPEHFDAVGINGKNSEFHAAMGLANLQDIEAILASRKNQSLHYDKWLTNPKLKKIELNSKADFNYAYYPVVFESESVLLKVKHELEANRINPRRYFYPSLNTVEIYKSENTLPVSESISKQILCLPMYHKLSNEEIDYVCRILLRALNN
- a CDS encoding lipopolysaccharide biosynthesis protein is translated as MSKQIVKAGTWSIIGQFTKLIIKFGVNIALARLLTPKEFGLIGMVSVIIALLTSLGELGLFSSLIQKKEVNQRELSSVFWVSILLGIAICLLLYFTAPLIVIFYHEEALLPIIRALSLIFLFNSLILTHNAILTKQLNFKRMELFSTISVVVASLVSLSLAFLNFGVWALVAQQVVASVINVGLIWLYEKWRPSFIICKDSLKNLLGFGLKVFASSIINTAFSSIDTMIIGRYFSASILGLYSYAQTLINVSVGTFTSAFVKVLFPVMSEAQNDFERLKNTYKKALNMANLFIIPAMGTIAVLANEIIHLLLGEKWLPMVTYIQLFSILGILYPISALNINILLAKGRADKFLNLEIIKKVLLVIGIGIGLSFGILGMLIGIMTISFIGVFFNLYVSGKVSGYNIKDQLIDILPIAGIAIVYLIILYLSKILLIPFIGELLGIGISFCLAIISFVFILFKFYPAVIDDIKILTKGFTLKKS